Proteins found in one Methylobacterium sp. CB376 genomic segment:
- the trpS gene encoding tryptophan--tRNA ligase, whose product MPAFQELVFSGVQPTGNLHLGNYLGAIKRFVALQPTYATCLYCVVDLHAITVWQNPTELTNQIREVTAAFLAAGIDPARSVVFNQSQVPQHAELAWIFNCVARLGWLNRMTQFKEKAGKDRENASIGLYDYPVLMAADILAYRATHVPVGEDQKQHLELTRDIAQKFNTDFAASIAARGHGEAFFPLTEPLIGGPAARVMSLRDGTKKMSKSDPSDYSRINLTDDADAIAQKVRKAKTDAEPLPSEVAGLAGRPEADNLVGIFAALRDVSREDVLRDFGGAQFSAFKGALVDLAVETLGPIGGEMKRLVADPAHIDRVLAEGAARAEAIAAPNLAAVKDIVGFVRTR is encoded by the coding sequence ATGCCCGCGTTCCAGGAACTCGTCTTCTCCGGCGTCCAGCCGACCGGAAACCTGCACCTCGGCAATTACCTCGGCGCGATCAAGCGCTTCGTCGCCCTGCAGCCGACCTACGCGACCTGCCTCTACTGCGTGGTCGACCTCCACGCGATCACCGTGTGGCAGAACCCGACCGAGCTGACGAACCAGATCCGCGAGGTCACGGCGGCCTTCCTGGCCGCCGGCATCGACCCGGCGCGCTCCGTCGTCTTCAACCAGAGCCAAGTGCCCCAGCACGCGGAGCTGGCCTGGATCTTCAACTGCGTGGCCCGGCTCGGCTGGCTCAACCGGATGACGCAGTTCAAGGAGAAGGCCGGCAAGGACCGCGAGAACGCGAGCATCGGCCTCTACGATTACCCGGTCCTGATGGCGGCCGACATCCTGGCCTACCGGGCGACCCACGTCCCGGTCGGCGAGGACCAGAAGCAGCACCTCGAACTCACCCGCGACATCGCCCAGAAGTTCAACACCGACTTCGCGGCCTCGATCGCGGCGCGGGGGCACGGCGAGGCCTTCTTCCCGCTCACCGAGCCGCTGATCGGCGGGCCGGCGGCCCGGGTCATGTCGCTGCGCGACGGCACCAAGAAGATGTCGAAGTCGGACCCCTCCGACTATTCGCGCATCAACCTCACGGACGATGCCGACGCCATCGCCCAGAAGGTGCGCAAGGCCAAGACCGACGCCGAGCCCCTCCCCTCCGAGGTCGCGGGCCTGGCCGGCCGGCCCGAGGCGGACAACCTCGTGGGCATTTTCGCGGCCCTGCGCGACGTCAGCCGCGAGGACGTGCTGCGCGATTTCGGCGGCGCCCAGTTCTCGGCCTTCAAGGGCGCGCTGGTCGACCTCGCGGTCGAGACGCTCGGGCCGATCGGCGGCGAGATGAAGCGCCTCGTCGCCGACCCGGCCCATATCGACCGCGTGCTCGCGGAGGGCGCCGCCCGGGCCGAGGCCATCGCCGCGCCGAACCTCGCGGCCGTCAAGGACATCGTGGGCTTCGTGCGGACGCGGTGA
- a CDS encoding haloacid dehalogenase type II, with protein MAVQALIFDVFGTLLDWHGGVAREAERLLRPLRPDLDGSAFARAWRARYQPGMEPIRQGTRPFADLDALHAESLEDLLAAEGLAGIPSETKRDLVLAWHRLDAWPDVAEGLARLRPHFLLAPCSNAHIRLAIAHARRNRLPWDAVLGAELARDYKPKPAVYLAAAQALRLAPEEVVMVAAHSSDLAAAAACGLGTAHIARPDETGPGGGEAGPSVPVDVSAADLGDLARQLGC; from the coding sequence ATGGCCGTCCAGGCGCTGATCTTCGACGTGTTCGGCACCCTGCTCGACTGGCACGGCGGGGTCGCCCGCGAGGCCGAGCGCCTGCTGAGGCCGCTCCGCCCGGACCTCGACGGGAGTGCCTTCGCGCGGGCGTGGCGGGCGCGCTACCAGCCCGGCATGGAGCCGATCCGGCAGGGAACGCGCCCCTTCGCGGATCTCGACGCGCTCCACGCCGAGAGCCTGGAGGATCTGCTCGCCGCCGAGGGCCTCGCCGGCATCCCGTCCGAGACCAAGCGCGACCTCGTCCTCGCCTGGCACCGCCTCGACGCCTGGCCCGACGTGGCCGAGGGGCTCGCCCGCCTGCGGCCGCACTTCCTGCTCGCTCCCTGCTCGAACGCCCATATCCGGCTCGCCATCGCGCATGCGCGCCGCAACCGCCTGCCCTGGGACGCCGTGCTCGGGGCCGAACTCGCGCGCGACTACAAGCCGAAGCCGGCCGTGTACCTCGCCGCCGCGCAGGCGCTGCGCCTCGCGCCGGAGGAGGTCGTGATGGTGGCGGCCCATTCCTCGGACCTCGCCGCCGCGGCCGCCTGCGGGCTCGGGACCGCGCACATCGCCCGTCCCGACGAGACGGGACCGGGCGGCGGCGAGGCCGGGCCGAGCGTGCCGGTGGACGTCTCCGCGGCGGATCTCGGCGACCTCGCCCGGCAGCTCGGCTGCTGA
- a CDS encoding pyridoxamine 5'-phosphate oxidase family protein yields the protein MAYDGNGMFYSLGNIAAQGRVGLLFIAFETPHRLRLQGLARL from the coding sequence ATGGCGTATGACGGGAACGGGATGTTCTACTCGCTGGGCAACATCGCCGCGCAGGGCCGGGTGGGCCTGCTGTTCATCGCCTTCGAGACGCCGCATCGCCTGCGCCTCCAGGGCCTCGCGCGGCTTTAG
- the ilvC gene encoding ketol-acid reductoisomerase has protein sequence MRVYYDRDADINLIKGKKVVIVGYGSQGHAHALNLRDSGVKDIVIALRKGSASAKKAEAEGFKVMEVAEAAAQADVVMMLTPDELQGDIYRESLHGQMKQGAALLFAHGLNVHFNLIEPRKDLDVLMVAPKGPGHTVRSEYLRGGGVPTLIAIAQDASGNAHDLGLSYASANGGGRAGIIETTFKEECETDLFGEQVVLCGGLVELIKAGFETLVEAGYAPEMAYFECLHEVKLIVDLIYEGGIANMNYSISNTAEYGEYVTGPRIITPETKAEMKRVLTDIQSGTFTRNWMLENKVNQTSFKATRARNAAHPIEEVGERLRGMMPWIKEKALVDKTKN, from the coding sequence ATGCGGGTCTATTACGATCGCGACGCTGACATCAATCTGATCAAGGGCAAGAAGGTCGTCATCGTCGGCTACGGGAGCCAGGGGCACGCCCACGCCCTCAACCTGCGCGATTCCGGCGTCAAGGACATCGTCATCGCGCTGCGCAAGGGCTCGGCCAGCGCCAAGAAGGCCGAGGCCGAGGGCTTCAAGGTCATGGAGGTCGCCGAGGCGGCCGCGCAGGCCGACGTCGTCATGATGCTGACGCCGGACGAGCTGCAGGGCGACATCTACCGCGAGTCCCTGCACGGCCAGATGAAGCAGGGCGCGGCCCTGCTCTTCGCGCACGGCCTGAACGTGCACTTCAACCTGATCGAGCCGCGCAAGGATCTCGACGTGCTGATGGTCGCCCCGAAGGGGCCCGGCCACACCGTGCGCTCGGAGTACCTGCGCGGCGGCGGCGTGCCGACCCTGATCGCCATCGCGCAGGACGCGTCCGGCAACGCGCACGACCTCGGCCTGTCCTACGCCTCGGCGAATGGCGGCGGCCGCGCCGGCATCATCGAGACCACCTTCAAGGAGGAGTGCGAGACCGACCTCTTCGGCGAGCAGGTCGTGCTCTGCGGCGGCCTCGTCGAGCTGATCAAGGCCGGCTTCGAGACCCTGGTCGAGGCGGGCTACGCCCCCGAGATGGCCTATTTCGAGTGCCTCCACGAGGTGAAGCTGATCGTCGACCTCATCTACGAGGGCGGCATCGCCAACATGAACTACTCGATCTCGAACACCGCCGAGTACGGCGAGTACGTCACCGGCCCGCGCATCATCACGCCCGAGACCAAGGCCGAGATGAAGCGGGTTTTGACCGACATCCAGTCGGGCACCTTCACGCGCAACTGGATGCTAGAGAACAAGGTCAACCAGACCTCGTTCAAGGCGACGCGCGCCCGCAACGCCGCCCACCCGATCGAGGAGGTCGGCGAGCGGCTGCGCGGCATGATGCCGTGGATCAAGGAGAAGGCGCTGGTCGACAAGACCAAGAACTGA
- a CDS encoding DUF924 family protein, with protein MRAGPVDPGDVVAFWREAGEARWFTAEPRFDAACTRFRAAHEAAARGECAAWEADAEGALALVLLLDQFPRNLFRGTPRAYATDAAALAAAERALARGHDRAIAPELRAFLYMPFMHAEDAALQDRSLALFAALGLPRHLAAAREHRDLIRRFGRFPHRNPILGRAETPQERAYLAGEDAFRG; from the coding sequence GTGCGCGCAGGGCCGGTGGATCCGGGCGACGTGGTGGCGTTCTGGCGCGAGGCCGGCGAGGCGCGCTGGTTCACGGCGGAGCCGCGCTTCGACGCCGCCTGCACCCGCTTTCGCGCCGCGCACGAGGCCGCCGCCCGGGGCGAATGCGCGGCCTGGGAGGCGGATGCGGAGGGCGCCCTCGCCCTCGTCCTGCTCCTCGACCAGTTCCCGCGCAACCTGTTCCGGGGGACGCCGCGCGCCTACGCCACCGACGCGGCGGCGCTCGCCGCGGCCGAGCGGGCGCTCGCCCGCGGCCACGACCGGGCGATCGCGCCGGAGCTGCGCGCCTTCCTGTACATGCCCTTCATGCATGCCGAGGACGCGGCCCTGCAGGATCGCAGCCTCGCGCTCTTCGCGGCGCTCGGCCTGCCCCGCCACCTCGCCGCGGCGCGGGAGCACCGCGACCTCATCCGCCGCTTCGGCCGCTTCCCGCACCGCAACCCGATCCTCGGCCGGGCCGAGACGCCGCAGGAGCGGGCCTACCTCGCGGGCGAGGACGCGTTCCGGGGCTGA
- a CDS encoding DEAD/DEAH box helicase, translated as MLQLRDYQRASLDALRAAWEGARGPALRDGLIVLPTGSGKALVIAALARESLGRDPAARIAIVTHSRELIAQNHRELTGYWPEAPAGIFSAGLARREAAAPVLVCGIQSVWDKLDLIGPRDLVIVDEAHLIPRAAETRYGRFLAGLRAVRPGMRVVGFTATPYRLDSGRLDEGEGRLFERIVHEVTVGDLIQRGTLAPLVSKATLTALDVSGVGRRGGDYIPSQLEAAVNQDWITRAAVEEMVEYGRARRAWLAFCAGIAHARAVRDAVRAAGFSCEAVSGDTPRRERERIVRDFREGRVRCLTSVGVLTTGFNVPEVDLVALLRPTQSTGLYVQQVGRALRRAPGKEDALILDYAGLVRLHGPVDSVTSRTAAVRGRETEVRAKACPGCGALIALNASTCEACWVEPAAEPGEEARHEARAEDTLPILSERVMAALRAEGAWREVRGWQVAPAPGGLDVVLDAADGPHRIRLALEGRGYAREKAVAWWRGLGGGREAPLCAEEALARRDELARPAMLRVRASGRLSAEVSLRFPDGRLFTDRRREDGAG; from the coding sequence ATGCTGCAACTGCGCGACTATCAGCGGGCGAGCCTCGACGCGCTCCGGGCCGCCTGGGAGGGGGCGAGGGGGCCGGCCCTGCGCGACGGCCTGATCGTGCTGCCGACCGGGTCCGGCAAGGCCCTGGTGATCGCGGCCCTCGCCCGGGAGAGTCTGGGCCGCGACCCCGCCGCCCGCATCGCCATCGTCACCCACAGCCGCGAACTGATCGCCCAGAACCACCGCGAACTCACCGGATACTGGCCCGAGGCCCCGGCCGGGATCTTCTCCGCCGGGCTCGCGCGCCGCGAGGCCGCGGCGCCGGTGCTGGTCTGCGGGATCCAGTCGGTCTGGGACAAGCTCGACCTGATCGGCCCCCGCGACCTCGTGATCGTCGACGAGGCGCACCTGATCCCCCGCGCCGCCGAGACGCGCTACGGCCGCTTCCTCGCGGGCTTGCGCGCGGTGCGGCCGGGGATGCGCGTCGTCGGCTTCACGGCGACGCCCTACCGGCTCGACAGCGGGCGCCTCGACGAGGGCGAGGGCCGCCTGTTCGAGCGCATCGTGCACGAGGTCACGGTCGGCGACCTGATCCAGCGCGGCACCCTGGCGCCCCTGGTGTCCAAGGCGACGCTCACCGCCCTCGACGTGAGCGGCGTCGGCCGGCGCGGCGGCGACTACATCCCGAGCCAGCTCGAGGCGGCGGTCAACCAGGACTGGATCACCCGCGCGGCCGTGGAGGAGATGGTGGAGTACGGCCGCGCCCGCCGGGCCTGGCTCGCCTTCTGCGCCGGGATCGCGCATGCGCGGGCGGTGCGCGACGCGGTGCGGGCGGCCGGCTTCTCCTGCGAGGCGGTCTCCGGCGACACGCCGCGGCGCGAGCGCGAGCGCATCGTGCGGGATTTCCGGGAGGGGCGCGTCCGCTGCCTGACCTCGGTCGGGGTGCTGACGACGGGCTTCAACGTGCCCGAGGTCGACCTCGTCGCGCTGCTGCGCCCGACCCAGAGCACCGGGCTCTACGTGCAGCAGGTCGGGCGGGCCCTGCGCCGCGCGCCGGGCAAGGAGGACGCGCTGATCCTCGATTACGCGGGGCTCGTGCGCCTGCACGGGCCGGTCGACAGCGTCACCTCCCGCACCGCCGCCGTGCGCGGCCGGGAGACGGAGGTGCGGGCGAAGGCCTGCCCGGGCTGCGGGGCGCTGATCGCGCTCAACGCCTCGACTTGCGAGGCCTGCTGGGTCGAGCCCGCGGCGGAGCCGGGCGAGGAGGCGAGGCACGAGGCGCGCGCCGAGGACACCCTGCCGATCCTGTCCGAGCGGGTGATGGCGGCCCTGCGGGCCGAGGGGGCGTGGCGGGAGGTGCGGGGCTGGCAGGTCGCGCCGGCCCCGGGCGGCCTCGACGTGGTGCTGGACGCCGCGGACGGCCCCCACCGGATCCGGCTCGCGCTCGAAGGGCGCGGCTACGCGCGGGAGAAGGCGGTGGCGTGGTGGCGCGGGCTCGGCGGCGGGCGCGAGGCCCCGCTCTGCGCCGAGGAGGCGCTCGCGCGCCGGGACGAGCTCGCCCGGCCGGCGATGCTGCGGGTGCGCGCGAGCGGCCGCCTCAGCGCGGAGGTCAGCCTGCGCTTCCCCGACGGGCGCCTGTTCACCGACAGGCGCCGCGAGGACGGGGCCGGCTGA
- a CDS encoding group III truncated hemoglobin, translated as MPAQILDEVSLGRFLDAFYARLRADPLVGPVFAAAIPDPGWPRHMETIRAFWSSVLFRTGRYKGNPFGKHLALAGLGPDHFARWLALFEESAAAHFAPEIASVLVERAHRIGDSLKAGLFFRPGEAAGRGGA; from the coding sequence ATGCCCGCGCAGATCCTCGACGAGGTCAGCCTCGGCCGCTTCCTCGACGCCTTCTACGCCCGCCTGCGCGCGGACCCGCTCGTCGGCCCGGTCTTCGCGGCGGCGATTCCCGATCCCGGCTGGCCCCGCCACATGGAGACGATCCGGGCCTTCTGGTCCTCGGTGCTGTTCCGGACGGGGCGCTACAAGGGCAATCCCTTCGGCAAGCACCTCGCGCTCGCCGGGCTCGGCCCGGACCACTTCGCCCGCTGGCTCGCCCTGTTCGAGGAGAGTGCGGCGGCGCATTTCGCGCCCGAGATCGCCTCCGTCCTGGTCGAGCGGGCGCACCGGATCGGCGACAGCCTGAAGGCCGGCCTGTTCTTCCGCCCCGGCGAGGCGGCGGGGCGAGGCGGCGCCTGA
- a CDS encoding cellulase family glycosylhydrolase, whose translation MALKSSNPATQIAAPPAPWLDASTDSGALGDNLTSFRSLKLDGTGAPGTAILVSYTGTTAAGKRVSGTMPAVTVDASGAWSVATTSLSDGVYAFTAVAQSGPRSTSAPSPALTVTIDTTPPPAPILRDFPAASTNNATPTLAGTAEKGAKVAIYMDGAATAQAIVTADATGAWSYTEASRLIDGTHSFVATATDAAGNTSVRSSAKSVIIDTVAPTETITQLLVAGDNVIDAGEQAAGTVTVSGTLSAALAPAESLLLTVAGATYTVPQASLSGTSFSLQVAKPAAGWASGSASARVQDAAGNAGQTTTQSFTLGGAPVPPAGQLSLLGINLAGGEFGSAVPGRYGTDYIYPNHAEIDYYAGKGLNVIRLPFLWERLQPVQGGALSSSDLAYIDDVVSYANAKGMKVVLDMHNYGSGYGSPVGSAATPVGAFADFWGRMAGHFASNPNVLFGLMNEPQQSTATEWLGDVNAAIQAIRGAGATAQEILVPGTYWDGAWTWTTSDNAAVLGGGVVDPSNNYAFEVHQYLDGDGSGTHAGVASTSIGVERLQAATQWAESTHNRLFLGEFGVAQDQTSLAAMDAMLGYMSQHTGAWQGATYWAGGPWWGDYMFSAEPTGLGTSSVTDKPQMTVLDKYI comes from the coding sequence ATGGCCCTCAAGAGCAGCAACCCAGCCACGCAGATCGCGGCCCCCCCGGCGCCATGGCTGGACGCATCGACGGACAGCGGTGCGCTCGGCGACAACCTGACCAGCTTCCGGAGCCTGAAGCTGGACGGAACGGGCGCGCCCGGTACGGCGATCCTGGTGAGCTACACCGGAACGACGGCGGCCGGTAAGCGCGTCTCCGGCACCATGCCGGCCGTGACCGTGGACGCCTCGGGGGCCTGGAGCGTCGCCACGACCAGCCTGTCCGACGGCGTGTACGCCTTCACGGCCGTCGCGCAGAGCGGGCCCAGGAGCACGAGCGCGCCCTCGCCCGCCCTCACCGTCACCATCGACACGACGCCCCCGCCGGCGCCGATCCTCAGGGATTTCCCGGCCGCCTCCACGAACAACGCGACGCCGACCCTGGCCGGGACGGCCGAGAAGGGCGCCAAGGTCGCCATCTACATGGATGGTGCCGCGACCGCCCAGGCCATCGTGACGGCCGACGCGACGGGTGCGTGGTCCTACACGGAGGCGAGCAGGCTGATCGACGGCACCCACAGCTTCGTGGCCACGGCCACGGACGCGGCCGGGAACACCTCGGTGCGCTCCTCCGCGAAGTCCGTCATCATCGACACCGTCGCGCCCACCGAGACCATCACCCAGCTGCTCGTCGCGGGCGACAACGTGATCGACGCCGGCGAGCAGGCGGCCGGCACCGTCACGGTCTCGGGCACGCTCTCGGCCGCGCTCGCCCCGGCGGAGAGCCTGCTGCTGACCGTGGCCGGGGCGACCTACACGGTGCCGCAGGCCAGCCTCTCGGGCACCAGCTTCTCGCTGCAGGTGGCCAAGCCGGCCGCCGGCTGGGCGAGCGGATCCGCCTCGGCGCGGGTGCAGGACGCCGCCGGCAATGCGGGCCAGACCACCACGCAGAGCTTCACCCTCGGCGGCGCGCCGGTTCCCCCGGCGGGCCAGCTCTCCCTGCTCGGCATCAACCTCGCGGGCGGCGAGTTCGGCAGCGCGGTGCCCGGCCGGTACGGGACCGACTACATCTACCCCAACCACGCGGAGATCGACTACTACGCCGGCAAGGGCCTGAACGTCATCCGCCTGCCCTTCCTGTGGGAGCGCCTGCAGCCCGTCCAGGGCGGCGCCCTGAGCAGCAGCGATCTCGCCTACATCGACGACGTCGTGAGCTACGCGAACGCCAAGGGCATGAAGGTCGTTCTCGACATGCACAATTACGGCTCCGGTTACGGCTCCCCCGTCGGCAGCGCGGCCACCCCGGTCGGCGCCTTCGCGGATTTCTGGGGCAGGATGGCGGGGCACTTCGCGTCCAACCCGAACGTGCTGTTCGGCCTGATGAACGAGCCGCAGCAATCCACCGCCACCGAGTGGCTCGGCGACGTCAACGCGGCGATCCAGGCCATCCGCGGGGCCGGCGCCACCGCGCAGGAGATCCTGGTCCCGGGGACCTACTGGGACGGGGCCTGGACCTGGACGACCTCGGACAACGCGGCCGTGCTGGGCGGCGGCGTGGTCGACCCGTCGAACAACTACGCCTTCGAGGTGCATCAGTACCTCGACGGCGACGGGTCCGGCACGCACGCGGGCGTCGCCTCGACGAGCATCGGCGTCGAGCGCCTCCAGGCGGCCACGCAATGGGCCGAGAGCACCCACAACCGGCTGTTCCTCGGCGAGTTCGGGGTGGCCCAGGATCAGACGAGCCTGGCGGCGATGGACGCCATGCTGGGCTACATGAGCCAGCACACCGGCGCCTGGCAGGGCGCCACCTACTGGGCGGGCGGCCCGTGGTGGGGCGACTACATGTTCTCGGCCGAGCCGACCGGGCTCGGGACCTCCAGCGTCACCGACAAGCCCCAGATGACGGTGCTCGACAAGTACATCTGA
- a CDS encoding class I SAM-dependent methyltransferase, translating to MRDADAVFTGSIPALYDGGLGPVLFAPYARDVAARVAAFAPASVLETAAGTGIVTRALVAALPPGTPVLATDLNQAMLDHAAAQPGAAGVTWRQADAQALPVPDAAFDAVVCQFGAMFFPDRRAAFAQARRVLRPGGRFVLTVWDRLAENDLAATVTQALAALFPADPPAFLARTPYGLHDPEAVRGDLLAAGFSSVTVETVPQVSDGVPARAAAGMCQGTPLRGEIEARGA from the coding sequence ATGCGGGACGCGGACGCCGTCTTCACCGGGTCGATCCCGGCCCTCTACGACGGCGGTCTCGGCCCGGTGCTGTTCGCCCCCTACGCGCGCGACGTCGCGGCCCGGGTCGCCGCCTTCGCGCCCGCGTCGGTGCTGGAGACCGCGGCCGGCACCGGCATCGTCACCCGCGCCCTCGTGGCGGCCCTGCCCCCCGGCACGCCGGTCCTGGCCACCGACCTCAACCAAGCCATGCTGGACCACGCGGCGGCGCAGCCCGGCGCGGCCGGCGTGACCTGGCGCCAGGCCGACGCGCAGGCCCTGCCCGTGCCGGACGCGGCTTTCGACGCGGTGGTCTGCCAGTTCGGCGCGATGTTCTTCCCCGATCGGCGGGCCGCCTTCGCGCAGGCCCGCCGCGTGCTGCGGCCGGGGGGACGCTTCGTCCTGACCGTCTGGGACCGCCTCGCCGAGAACGACCTCGCCGCCACGGTCACGCAGGCCCTCGCCGCCCTGTTCCCGGCCGACCCGCCGGCCTTCCTGGCCCGCACCCCCTACGGGTTGCACGATCCGGAGGCGGTGCGGGGGGACCTGCTCGCTGCCGGCTTTTCCTCGGTCACGGTCGAGACCGTGCCGCAGGTCAGCGACGGCGTCCCGGCGCGGGCGGCGGCAGGAATGTGCCAGGGCACGCCGCTGCGCGGCGAGATCGAGGCGCGCGGCGCGTGA